One part of the Vanessa tameamea isolate UH-Manoa-2023 chromosome 8, ilVanTame1 primary haplotype, whole genome shotgun sequence genome encodes these proteins:
- the LOC113399822 gene encoding peroxisomal targeting signal 1 receptor yields the protein MSLNKLVGGDCGGNNALVQLTNIVNRDASITQNLSQSDRFVNEFMAQNSQAPQTFNMNALLNNMPEVEKSNISKTTQLPSTSNISNIHTQRSVPWQAGPSTSFMSASMLPFNMPYQPLLQPQPSSNVQIQYVNEADLQKISDNDVKAKAQEYVSSVQEDDELAYNQFMSFMKRISAGELNLGETLEGEEKQMSKDEIVEEMAEKFKDEWAKLSDVNDDWNSEIANGIAKEYSFTEGNVMLENKSALEIGKEKLKMGDIPGAVLCFEAAAQQQPDSAEVWFLLGTTQAENEQDPLAIIALKKSLELDPRQLEGYITLAAAYTNENMGKYAYLTLLDWLKASPKYSDMFPQDINPQKMNLKELEAYVTSLYLKAAQMNPAQIDPDVQNALGVIFNINQQYDKAVDCFKAAIMVSSDNAKLWNRLGATLANSDRSEEAVEAYHEALNLEPGFIRARYNVGITCMNLSAHKQAAEHFLVALNQQYKAKSMHPNASNTDTSSSTIWTTLRMVCSFMGEHDVAKLVDERNLSELNKFFEVDY from the coding sequence ATGTCGTTAAATAAACTAGTTGGTGGAGACTGTGGAGGTAATAATGCGCTTGTCCAGCTTACCAATATTGTAAATCGTGATGCTTCAATCACACAAAACCTGTCTCAGTCCGATAGGTTTGTTAATGAGTTCATGGCTCAAAATTCCCAAGCCCCTCAAACATTTAATATGAATGCTCTGCTTAATAATATGCCTGAAGTGGAGAAATCAAATATCTCGAAGACTACGCAATTACCTTCAACAAgcaatatatctaatatacatACCCAGAGATCGGTTCCATGGCAAGCTGGCCCTTCCACTTCATTTATGAGTGCATCAATGTTACCATTTAATATGCCATACCAGCCTTTATTGCAACCTCAACCTTCTTCTAATGTCCAGATTCAATATGTAAATGAAGCAGACTTGCAAAAAATATCAGATAATGATGTTAAAGCAAAAGCTCAAGAGTATGTAAGTAGTGTGCAAGAAGATGATGAACTTGCATATAATCAGTTTATGTCATTTATGAAAAGAATCAGTGCAGGGGAATTAAACCTAGGAGAAACATTAGAAGGGGAAGAAAAACAAATGAGTAAAGATGAAATAGTAGAGGAAATGGCTGAAAAATTCAAAGATGAATGGGCTAAACTAAGTGATGTAAATGATGATTGGAACAGTGAAATTGCTAATGGGATAGCTAAGGAGTATTCTTTTACAGAAGGAAATGTGATGTTAGAGAATAAAAGTGCTCTAGAAATaggtaaagaaaaattaaagatgGGTGATATACCTGGTGCTGTTCTATGCTTTGAAGCAGCTGCTCAACAACAGCCTGATTCGGCTGAAGTGTGGTTCCTTTTGGGTACAACGCAAGCAGAAAATGAACAAGATCCTTTAGCAATAATTGCTCTGAAAAAGTCTTTAGAGTTAGACCCAAGACAATTAGAAGGTTACATAACATTAGCAGCAGCctatacaaatgaaaatatgggtaaatatgcatatttaacattattagatTGGTTAAAAGCCAGTCCTAAGTACAGTGACATGTTTCCACAAGATATAAATCCCCAGAAAATGAATTTGAAAGAACTAGAAGCATATGTAACATCATTGTATCTAAAAGCTGCACAAATGAACCCTGCACAGATTGATCCGGATGTACAGAATGCTCTaggtgttatttttaatataaaccaacAGTATGACAAAGCTGTAGATTGTTTTAAGGCAGCGATTATGGTATCATCAGATAATGCGAAACTTTGGAATAGGCTAGGTGCTACGCTGGCTAATAGTGATAGATCAGAGGAAGCAGTTGAAGCATATCATGAAGCGTTAAACTTGGAACCTGGATTTATAAGAGCTAGATATAATGTTGGCATAACATGTATGAATTTAAGTGCTCACAAACAGGCAGCAGAACACTTTTTAGTAGCTTTAAACCAGCAGTATAAGGCAAAGAGTATGCATCCAAATGCATCAAATACCGATACTAGTTCTTCAACAATTTGGACTACTTTAAGGATGGTGTGTTCATTCATGGGAGAACATGATGTTGCTAAGTTAGTGGATGAGAGAAACTTAAGTGAACTTAATAAGTTTTTTGAAGTCGACTATTGA
- the LOC113399853 gene encoding synaptic plasticity regulator PANTS, translated as MSQNNSDNINIDRKNDSESSTNGEEASPTIDPTEKWLIRDCEIYEDEYDDCTSFRARFHQYFIHGESLDCNQWKKDYVNCCKWVKDNDTKAADALIKSEKIRRLKRLTAHYQNDTWKKRESPPTDWEKPLPEWMIKRDQNTYLAQKAQEMREGKLDDDKSLCVIM; from the exons ATGTCTCAAAATAATAGCGATAACATAAATATAGACAGGAAAAACGATTCAGAAAGCAGTACAAATGGTGAAGAAGCATCACCAACGATTGATCCCACAGAAAAATGGCTT atAAGGGATTGTGAAATTTATGAAGATGAATATGATGACTGTACCAGTTTTAGAGCAAGATTTCATCAGTACTTTATTCATGGTGAATCACTTGATTGCAATCAATGGAAGAAGGATTATGTGAATTGTTGCAAATGGGTCAAGGATAACGACACAAAGGCGGCT GATGCATTAATCAAAAGTGAAAAGATCCGTCGTTTGAAACGATTAACAGCACACTATCAAAATGATACTTGGAAGAAGAGAGAGTCACCGCCTACTGATTGGGAGAAACCTTTGCCAGAATGGATGATTAAGAGAGACCAGAATACATACCTCGCACAAAAGGCACAAGAAATGAGAGAAGGGAAACTCGATGACGATAAAAGTTTATGTGTTATCATGTAG